The following are from one region of the Streptomyces fradiae genome:
- a CDS encoding glycoside hydrolase family 3 protein, protein MAAQRPPRGGTAVADTNAVHTDAAHADTVREEAVEAALAKLDLDAKTRLLGGQDMWSLPALPEIGLASLVMSDGPIGVRGVRWTADDPSVALPSPTALAATWDPELARRAGRLLAQEARRKGVHVLLAPTVNLHRTPLGGRHFEAYSEDPYLTGAIGTGYVQGVQDGGVGTTVKHFVGNDAETDRFTVDNEIAPRPLRELYLAPFEAIVANAHPWGIMTAYNQVNGVTMTEHRHLVNEVLRGEWGFDGYNVSDWMAARSTTGDIEGGLDVAMPGPRTVYGEALAAAVRSGEVAEATVDTAVRNVLRLAARVGVLDGAPAAVTEPPAAIDGDALAREIARRGFVLVRNEVRDEGAALPLRAGSVALSGAAARDARVLGGGSAQVFPEHVVSPLDGLTAALPEGSLSYVIGADPSDELAPADQGFTLRAVCRDASGAVIGEGSLPNGQVQWIGDDLPAGVTHEALASIEVTGTFTPRESGEHSFGTRGLGAYALTVGGRVLFDGVQSMGPETDPFEAFFGSPVERGKVALTAGETVEVSLRHTLDKEFAAPLPAVMFSFVHLGPRRDPDELIAEAVASARAADTAVVVVATTERVESEGFDRKDLALPGRQDDLVRAVAAANPNTVVVVNAGSPVEMPWREDVAAILLSWFPGQEGGAALADVLTGAEEPGGRLPTTWPVALADVPVTEVTPTDGRLAYAEGLFIGYRAWDRAGAVPAYPFGHGLGYTTWSYDALTATAESATVRLTNTGPRTGREVVQLYLAPVADTVERPARWLAGFASVEAAPGETVEVTVDLPRRAFEIWNEEQAAWTPIPGPYDLLAAHSLTDPRLTTRVTP, encoded by the coding sequence ATGGCCGCACAACGCCCACCACGAGGAGGTACGGCCGTGGCAGACACGAACGCGGTGCACACCGACGCGGCGCACGCGGACACCGTGCGCGAGGAAGCCGTCGAGGCGGCGCTCGCCAAGCTCGACCTGGACGCCAAGACCCGGCTGCTCGGCGGCCAGGACATGTGGTCGCTGCCCGCCCTGCCCGAGATCGGCCTGGCCTCGCTGGTCATGTCGGACGGCCCGATCGGCGTCCGCGGCGTCCGCTGGACCGCCGACGACCCGTCCGTCGCGCTGCCGTCCCCGACCGCCCTCGCCGCCACCTGGGACCCGGAGCTCGCCCGCCGCGCGGGCCGGCTGCTCGCCCAGGAAGCCCGCCGCAAGGGCGTCCACGTCCTCCTCGCACCCACCGTCAACCTGCACCGCACCCCGCTCGGCGGCCGCCACTTCGAGGCGTACAGCGAGGACCCGTACCTCACCGGCGCCATCGGCACCGGCTATGTGCAGGGCGTCCAGGACGGCGGCGTCGGCACCACCGTCAAGCACTTCGTCGGCAACGACGCCGAGACCGACCGCTTCACCGTCGACAACGAGATCGCCCCCCGCCCGCTGCGCGAGCTCTACCTCGCGCCCTTCGAGGCCATCGTCGCCAACGCCCACCCCTGGGGCATCATGACCGCCTACAACCAGGTCAACGGCGTGACGATGACCGAGCACCGCCACCTGGTGAACGAGGTGCTGCGCGGCGAGTGGGGCTTCGACGGCTACAACGTCTCCGACTGGATGGCCGCCCGCTCCACCACCGGCGACATCGAGGGCGGCCTCGACGTCGCCATGCCCGGGCCGCGGACCGTGTACGGCGAGGCGCTCGCCGCCGCCGTCCGGTCCGGCGAGGTCGCCGAGGCCACCGTCGACACCGCCGTGCGCAACGTGCTCCGGCTCGCCGCCCGAGTCGGCGTCCTCGACGGCGCCCCCGCCGCCGTCACCGAGCCGCCCGCCGCGATCGACGGCGACGCCCTCGCCCGCGAGATCGCCCGCCGCGGTTTCGTCCTCGTACGGAACGAGGTACGTGACGAGGGCGCGGCCCTGCCCCTGCGAGCCGGTTCGGTCGCGCTCTCCGGCGCCGCCGCCCGCGACGCCCGGGTCCTCGGCGGCGGCTCCGCCCAGGTCTTCCCCGAGCACGTCGTCTCCCCGCTCGACGGCCTGACCGCCGCGCTCCCCGAGGGCAGCCTCTCGTACGTGATCGGCGCCGACCCCAGCGACGAACTCGCCCCCGCCGACCAGGGGTTCACCCTGCGCGCCGTGTGCCGGGACGCCTCCGGCGCGGTCATCGGCGAGGGCAGCCTGCCCAACGGCCAGGTCCAGTGGATCGGCGACGACCTCCCGGCCGGCGTCACCCACGAAGCCCTCGCCTCCATCGAGGTCACCGGCACCTTCACCCCGCGCGAGAGCGGCGAGCACTCCTTCGGCACCCGCGGCCTCGGTGCGTACGCGCTCACCGTCGGCGGCCGGGTCCTCTTCGACGGCGTGCAGTCCATGGGGCCCGAGACCGACCCCTTCGAGGCGTTCTTCGGCTCGCCCGTCGAGCGCGGCAAGGTCGCCCTCACGGCCGGCGAGACCGTCGAGGTCTCCCTCCGGCACACCCTGGACAAGGAGTTCGCGGCGCCGCTGCCGGCCGTCATGTTCTCCTTCGTCCACCTCGGTCCGCGCCGTGACCCCGACGAACTGATCGCCGAAGCCGTCGCCTCGGCGCGCGCCGCCGACACCGCCGTCGTGGTCGTCGCCACCACCGAGCGCGTCGAGTCCGAGGGCTTCGACCGCAAGGACCTGGCCCTGCCGGGGCGCCAGGACGACCTCGTACGGGCCGTCGCCGCCGCCAACCCGAACACGGTCGTGGTCGTCAACGCCGGCTCCCCGGTCGAGATGCCCTGGCGGGAGGACGTGGCCGCGATCCTGCTCAGCTGGTTCCCGGGGCAGGAGGGCGGCGCCGCGCTCGCCGACGTCCTCACCGGCGCCGAAGAGCCCGGCGGCCGGCTGCCCACCACCTGGCCGGTCGCCCTCGCCGACGTCCCGGTCACCGAGGTCACCCCGACCGACGGCCGACTCGCCTACGCCGAGGGCCTGTTCATCGGCTACCGCGCCTGGGACCGGGCCGGCGCCGTCCCCGCGTACCCCTTCGGCCACGGCCTCGGCTACACGACCTGGTCGTACGACGCGCTCACGGCCACCGCCGAGTCCGCCACGGTCCGCCTCACCAACACCGGCCCCCGCACCGGCCGCGAGGTCGTCCAGCTCTACCTGGCCCCCGTCGCCGACACCGTCGAACGCCCCGCCCGCTGGCTGGCCGGCTTCGCGAGCGTCGAGGCCGCCCCCGGCGAGACCGTCGAGGTCACCGTCGACCTCCCGCGCCGCGCCTTCGAGATCTGGAACGAGGAGCAGGCAGCCTGGACCCCGATCCCCGGCCCCTACGACCTCCTCGCCGCCCACTCCCTCACCGACCCCCGCCTCACCACCCGCGTCACCCCCTGA
- a CDS encoding TetR/AcrR family transcriptional regulator yields MARTRSEERKAEIVRAALEVIAERGYRGASLGAVAERVGLTQQGLLHYFPTKEALLVAVLEERDRWDTSGARDRERWRLDLMESLVEYNAMRPGIVQTFSALLGESVTEDHPARAFFTERYAQVRENMADVLRAEFGDELPGGLTPERAAPLLTAVMDGLQYQWLLDPDAVDMPAAFRDFVRLLRPEER; encoded by the coding sequence ATGGCGCGTACCAGGAGCGAGGAGCGCAAGGCGGAGATCGTCCGCGCCGCCCTGGAGGTGATCGCCGAGCGCGGCTACCGGGGCGCCTCCCTGGGCGCGGTCGCCGAACGGGTCGGGCTCACCCAGCAGGGTCTGCTGCACTACTTCCCCACCAAGGAGGCGCTGCTCGTCGCCGTCCTGGAGGAGCGCGACCGCTGGGACACCAGCGGCGCCCGGGACCGGGAGCGGTGGCGGCTCGACCTCATGGAGTCGCTGGTCGAGTACAACGCGATGCGCCCGGGGATCGTGCAGACCTTCTCGGCGCTGCTCGGCGAGAGCGTCACCGAGGACCACCCGGCGCGGGCCTTCTTCACCGAGCGCTACGCACAGGTGCGGGAGAACATGGCGGACGTGCTGCGCGCCGAGTTCGGCGACGAACTCCCGGGCGGGCTCACCCCGGAGCGGGCGGCACCGCTGCTCACGGCGGTGATGGACGGCCTGCAGTACCAGTGGCTGCTCGACCCGGACGCGGTGGACATGCCGGCCGCCTTCCGGGACTTCGTACGCCTGCTGCGGCCCGAGGAGCGATAA
- a CDS encoding serine hydrolase domain-containing protein — protein MRRTPRRRLLAATLLAVSVLAPMAAVPATAAPTLRAAAGGDDGPHGSGTGTDCPRDDGLDPALSARLDKTIAQVRAQAGIPGVVVGLWLPGRGCYVKATGVADKKTGAPMPLDTFVRIGSETKTFTVTALLELVDEGRIGLDDPIDRYVRGVPNGHKITLRHLAEMRSGLFPYTADADFIRDLQTQPERAFNPWEALSYGYRHANTFAPGAQFQYSNSNLLLLGLVVEKVTGQNLADVLHHRVIRPAGLRHTLMPKGTEFPSPHARGYTDQTLDGTVQDVTDWNPSWAWAAGSMISDLGDLRRWAEVLATGKLLSPQTQAQRLKMLPTGFPGTDYGLGILDTDGWIGHNGSIPGYETVTVYLPEEKATMVLMMNTDVLVGGQEPSTLLARAITQVITPDHVYAGGIAPR, from the coding sequence ATGCGACGTACCCCCCGCCGTCGGCTGCTCGCCGCGACTCTGCTCGCGGTGAGCGTCCTCGCCCCGATGGCAGCCGTGCCCGCCACGGCCGCCCCCACGCTCCGCGCCGCCGCCGGCGGCGACGACGGGCCGCACGGGAGCGGGACCGGGACCGACTGCCCGCGCGACGACGGCCTCGATCCCGCGCTCAGCGCCCGCCTGGACAAGACCATCGCCCAGGTCCGTGCCCAGGCCGGCATCCCCGGCGTCGTCGTCGGCCTGTGGCTGCCGGGCCGGGGCTGCTACGTGAAGGCGACCGGCGTCGCCGACAAGAAGACCGGCGCCCCGATGCCCCTCGACACCTTCGTGCGCATCGGCAGCGAGACCAAGACCTTCACGGTCACCGCGCTCCTCGAACTCGTCGACGAGGGCAGGATCGGGCTCGACGACCCGATCGACCGTTACGTCCGGGGCGTGCCGAACGGGCACAAGATCACGCTGCGCCACCTCGCCGAGATGCGCAGCGGCCTCTTCCCGTACACCGCCGACGCCGACTTCATCCGCGACCTGCAGACGCAGCCCGAGCGCGCCTTCAACCCGTGGGAGGCGCTGTCGTACGGCTACCGGCACGCCAACACCTTCGCCCCCGGCGCCCAGTTCCAGTACTCCAACTCCAACCTGCTGCTCCTCGGCCTCGTCGTCGAGAAGGTCACCGGGCAGAACCTCGCCGACGTCCTGCACCACCGGGTGATCCGGCCCGCCGGGCTGCGGCACACCCTCATGCCGAAGGGCACCGAGTTCCCCTCGCCGCACGCCCGCGGCTACACCGACCAGACCCTGGACGGCACCGTCCAGGACGTCACCGACTGGAACCCCAGCTGGGCCTGGGCGGCCGGCAGCATGATCTCCGACCTGGGCGACCTGCGCCGCTGGGCCGAGGTCCTCGCCACCGGCAAGCTGCTGAGCCCGCAGACCCAGGCGCAGCGCCTGAAGATGCTGCCGACCGGCTTCCCCGGCACCGACTACGGCCTCGGCATCCTCGACACCGACGGCTGGATCGGCCACAACGGCTCCATCCCCGGCTACGAGACGGTCACCGTCTACCTGCCCGAGGAGAAGGCCACCATGGTCCTGATGATGAACACCGACGTCCTCGTCGGCGGCCAGGAGCCCTCGACCCTGCTCGCCCGCGCGATCACCCAGGTGATCACGCCGGACCACGTGTACGCGGGCGGCATCGCCCCGCGCTGA
- a CDS encoding NAD(P)-dependent oxidoreductase → MENTRNETAHETAQKIAFLGLGNMGLPMARRLLDAGHPLTVWNRTPGKADALVADGAVRAADPAEAVAGADVVITMLADPAAARAVAETMLPALRPGTHWIDTSTIGPDAVRELTDRLPEGVTLIDAPVMGSVDRAATGELLIFAGGDTPPVAAVLDRLGTVTPCGGPGTGAALKLVLINAVIGGVALIGEALALTDALGLPRELALRTLGAGPLAGAVGRATATGVHFPVALAAKDVALATAATEAKLPILEAVHQALTRNPALAAEDLAAVVTQ, encoded by the coding sequence ATGGAGAACACGCGGAACGAGACCGCCCACGAGACCGCTCAGAAGATCGCTTTCCTCGGGCTCGGCAACATGGGCCTCCCCATGGCCCGCCGGCTCCTCGACGCCGGCCACCCCCTCACCGTGTGGAACCGCACGCCCGGCAAGGCCGACGCCCTCGTCGCCGACGGCGCCGTGCGCGCCGCGGACCCCGCCGAGGCGGTCGCCGGCGCCGACGTCGTCATCACCATGCTCGCCGACCCGGCCGCCGCGCGTGCCGTCGCCGAGACCATGCTCCCGGCGCTGCGCCCCGGCACCCACTGGATCGACACCTCGACCATCGGCCCCGACGCGGTGCGCGAGCTCACCGACCGGCTCCCCGAGGGCGTCACCCTGATCGACGCACCCGTCATGGGCAGCGTCGACCGGGCCGCCACCGGCGAACTGCTCATCTTCGCGGGCGGCGACACCCCGCCCGTCGCCGCCGTCCTCGACCGGCTCGGCACCGTCACCCCGTGCGGCGGCCCCGGCACCGGCGCCGCCCTCAAGCTCGTCCTCATCAACGCCGTCATCGGCGGCGTCGCCCTGATCGGCGAGGCCCTCGCCCTCACCGACGCCCTCGGCCTGCCCCGTGAGCTCGCCCTCCGCACCCTCGGCGCGGGCCCGCTGGCCGGTGCCGTCGGCCGCGCAACCGCCACCGGCGTCCACTTCCCGGTGGCCCTCGCCGCCAAGGACGTGGCCCTGGCCACCGCCGCCACCGAGGCGAAGCTCCCGATCCTGGAGGCCGTCCACCAGGCCCTCACCCGGAACCCGGCCCTCGCGGCGGAGGACCTGGCGGCCGTCGTCACCCAGTGA
- a CDS encoding LysR family transcriptional regulator → MGTMPNPHGSQSLYEVFLAVARAGSFTAAARTLGYTQSAVSRQIQALEDETGAALFERLPRGVRLSEAGRVLLPHAEAVRDRLALARAELAALRTLDGGLLRLGAFASAGAALVPRTQAAFRARHPGVAVTRVEGPSVKHLRLVAAGEEDLAVVSPATSGAAPDGVTLHHLLDEPMLVALERGHPYAGRRDVRLAELADEEWIVANERLEDTLFRPAVAAGFRPRTGLLALDWIAKLGAVAAGLGVTLVPALAAASVRPDVTLVTIHPDDVPYRRICAATPPVPTVAATAFLALLRETAAMMRA, encoded by the coding sequence ATGGGAACCATGCCCAACCCGCATGGCTCCCAGTCCCTGTACGAGGTGTTCCTGGCCGTCGCCCGCGCCGGCTCCTTCACCGCCGCCGCCCGGACCCTCGGCTACACCCAGTCCGCGGTGTCCCGGCAGATCCAGGCTCTGGAGGACGAGACCGGCGCGGCCCTGTTCGAGCGGCTGCCGCGCGGGGTGCGGCTGAGCGAGGCGGGCCGGGTGCTGCTGCCGCACGCCGAGGCCGTACGGGACCGGCTGGCCCTGGCCCGCGCCGAACTGGCGGCGCTGCGCACCCTGGACGGCGGGCTGCTGCGGCTCGGCGCCTTCGCCAGCGCGGGCGCAGCGCTCGTACCGCGCACCCAGGCGGCCTTCCGGGCGCGGCATCCGGGGGTCGCGGTGACCCGGGTGGAGGGGCCCTCGGTCAAGCATCTGCGGCTGGTCGCGGCCGGTGAGGAGGACCTGGCGGTGGTCAGCCCGGCGACGAGTGGGGCCGCACCGGACGGGGTGACGCTCCATCACCTCCTGGACGAGCCGATGCTGGTGGCGCTTGAGCGCGGACACCCGTACGCGGGGCGGCGGGACGTGCGGCTCGCGGAGCTGGCCGACGAGGAGTGGATCGTCGCCAACGAGCGCCTGGAGGACACCCTGTTCCGGCCCGCCGTCGCCGCCGGGTTCCGGCCGCGCACCGGGCTGCTCGCGCTCGACTGGATCGCCAAGCTGGGCGCGGTGGCGGCGGGGCTCGGCGTCACCCTCGTACCGGCGCTCGCGGCCGCGTCCGTACGGCCCGATGTGACGCTGGTGACGATCCACCCGGACGACGTGCCGTACCGGCGGATCTGCGCCGCGACCCCGCCGGTGCCGACGGTGGCGGCGACGGCCTTCCTGGCGCTGCTGCGGGAGACGGCTGCGATGATGCGGGCATGA
- a CDS encoding carbon-nitrogen hydrolase family protein, whose translation MIVAATQFAPVAGDIAANVGAVAALVRAAGAEGARVVVFAELSVTGYEPSLIRDNPELVLTEDDPRLEPVREACRAVSAAAVVNGPVAGPGSRPGSRPGITTLVIGPDGGLLARYDKRHLYGVEAEVFEPGAVDGRFALDGVRFALATCYDNRFPELAGRAAADDCSVYLASSVLGADNDSFTEVYPARARDFGLHVVLGNVLGPNEDGVGGGMAGAWGPDGERLADAGPDEPGFVLVKVAG comes from the coding sequence ATGATCGTCGCCGCCACGCAGTTCGCCCCGGTCGCCGGGGACATCGCCGCCAACGTCGGGGCCGTCGCCGCCCTGGTCCGCGCCGCCGGGGCCGAGGGGGCCCGGGTCGTGGTCTTCGCCGAGCTCTCGGTCACCGGGTACGAGCCGAGCCTGATCCGGGACAACCCCGAGCTGGTGCTCACCGAGGACGACCCGCGCCTGGAACCCGTACGGGAGGCGTGCCGGGCGGTGTCGGCGGCGGCCGTGGTCAACGGGCCGGTGGCGGGCCCCGGTTCACGTCCCGGTTCGCGTCCCGGCATCACCACCCTCGTCATCGGCCCGGACGGCGGGCTGCTCGCCCGTTACGACAAGCGGCATCTGTACGGGGTGGAGGCCGAGGTCTTCGAACCGGGCGCCGTGGACGGGCGGTTCGCGCTCGACGGGGTCCGCTTCGCGCTCGCCACCTGCTACGACAACCGCTTCCCCGAGCTCGCCGGGCGGGCCGCCGCCGACGACTGCTCCGTCTATCTGGCGAGTTCGGTGCTCGGCGCCGACAACGACTCGTTCACGGAGGTCTATCCGGCGCGCGCCCGCGACTTCGGGCTGCATGTCGTCCTCGGCAATGTCCTCGGGCCCAACGAGGACGGGGTGGGCGGCGGCATGGCCGGCGCCTGGGGCCCGGACGGGGAGCGGCTCGCGGACGCGGGTCCGGACGAGCCGGGCTTCGTGCTCGTGAAGGTGGCCGGGTGA
- a CDS encoding M4 family metallopeptidase yields the protein MHPTRLSAAVAALALTASLAGTLAGTASAAANPQAAPVPPGHGKSLALAAADKAADSGLDGLRHGTDEELVRTAVTPWAGGLYYAAYQRTYKGLPVAGGGDAVVLTDSAGKVRHVAAAPAPALKLSTKATVGSAAALATARAQLAGVESASAPELSVLLKGNKPVLAWHTLVVGRTAKGLPSSLDTYVDARTGKVAQATDKVLHADGRGYHNGNVTIDTATTSMTDATRSPFRCGGQNGSAYTGSSPWGNGGANDLVTACVDIMYAAQRESDMLKQWFGYNGQNGQGGMVPARAGLSEVNAYYDGTKTTFGHNQNGTMQLTGIDVVAHEYGHEIFDKTPGSAGSSNENGGMNESTGDIFGALTEHFANNPNDTPDYTVGEKLNFLGDNKPIRYMYNPSLAGDPNCYPQLNSGTEVHAAAGPQNHWFYLLAEGSNPGGGKPTSPICSGGPSSVTGIGVQKAGKIFMGALLMKTSSWNHLAARKATLATAKNTYGSTECNAVKTAWNAIGVPAQSGETDCGGTTNPDFSLALNPAAGTVQAGGSVNSTVNTTTTGGSAQTVQLSASGVPSGVKVSFSPTSVTSGDSSTMTVQVAADTANGTYPITVTGTGSATHTVTYQLTVGTDTPPPTGCDNSEYTYQGSLSSGQAEAQPDGSYYYSATSGTHVGCLRGPAGTDFDLYLQKWNGYNWADVAVGGTAGADEDTSYYGSAGYYRYVVHAYSGSGAYTLGLSAP from the coding sequence GTGCACCCCACCAGACTCTCGGCGGCCGTCGCGGCGCTCGCCCTGACGGCGAGCCTCGCGGGCACCCTCGCGGGCACCGCCAGTGCCGCCGCGAACCCGCAGGCCGCGCCCGTACCGCCCGGGCACGGCAAGTCGCTCGCCCTCGCCGCCGCCGACAAGGCCGCCGACAGCGGACTGGACGGACTGCGCCACGGCACCGACGAGGAACTCGTCAGGACCGCCGTCACCCCGTGGGCCGGCGGCCTCTACTACGCCGCCTACCAGCGCACCTACAAGGGCCTCCCGGTCGCGGGCGGCGGCGACGCCGTCGTCCTGACCGACAGCGCCGGCAAGGTACGGCACGTCGCCGCCGCGCCCGCCCCCGCGCTCAAGCTGTCCACGAAGGCCACCGTCGGCTCCGCCGCCGCGCTCGCCACCGCCCGCGCCCAGCTGGCCGGCGTCGAGAGCGCGAGCGCCCCCGAACTCAGCGTGCTGCTCAAGGGGAACAAGCCGGTCCTCGCCTGGCACACCCTCGTCGTCGGCCGCACCGCCAAGGGCCTGCCCAGCTCGCTCGACACGTATGTCGACGCCCGCACCGGCAAGGTCGCCCAGGCCACCGACAAGGTGCTGCACGCCGACGGCCGCGGCTACCACAACGGCAACGTCACCATCGACACCGCCACCACCTCGATGACCGACGCCACCCGCTCCCCGTTCCGCTGCGGCGGCCAGAACGGCAGCGCCTACACCGGCTCCTCGCCCTGGGGCAACGGCGGCGCCAACGACCTGGTCACCGCCTGCGTCGACATCATGTACGCCGCCCAGCGCGAGTCCGACATGCTCAAGCAGTGGTTCGGCTACAACGGCCAGAACGGGCAGGGCGGCATGGTCCCGGCCCGGGCCGGACTGAGCGAGGTCAACGCCTACTACGACGGCACCAAGACCACCTTCGGCCACAACCAGAACGGCACGATGCAGCTCACCGGCATCGACGTGGTCGCCCACGAGTACGGGCACGAGATCTTCGACAAGACCCCGGGCAGCGCCGGCTCGTCCAACGAGAACGGCGGCATGAACGAGTCGACCGGCGACATCTTCGGCGCGCTCACCGAGCACTTCGCGAACAACCCCAACGACACCCCCGACTACACCGTCGGCGAGAAGCTGAACTTCCTCGGCGACAACAAGCCGATCCGCTACATGTACAACCCCTCCCTCGCCGGCGACCCCAACTGCTACCCGCAGCTGAACTCCGGCACCGAGGTGCACGCCGCGGCCGGCCCGCAGAACCACTGGTTCTATCTGCTCGCCGAGGGCTCCAACCCCGGCGGCGGCAAGCCCACCAGCCCCATATGTTCCGGCGGCCCGTCCTCCGTGACCGGCATCGGCGTGCAGAAGGCCGGCAAGATCTTCATGGGCGCGCTGCTGATGAAGACCTCCTCCTGGAACCACCTCGCCGCCCGCAAGGCGACCCTTGCCACCGCCAAGAACACCTACGGCAGCACCGAGTGCAACGCGGTGAAGACGGCCTGGAACGCGATCGGCGTCCCCGCCCAGTCCGGTGAGACCGACTGCGGCGGCACCACCAACCCCGACTTCTCCCTCGCCCTGAACCCGGCCGCCGGCACGGTCCAGGCCGGCGGCTCGGTCAACTCCACGGTCAACACCACGACCACCGGCGGCAGCGCCCAGACCGTGCAGCTCTCCGCGAGCGGCGTGCCGAGCGGCGTCAAGGTCTCCTTCAGCCCGACCTCGGTGACCTCCGGCGACTCCTCGACGATGACCGTCCAGGTCGCGGCGGACACCGCGAACGGCACGTACCCGATCACCGTCACCGGTACGGGCTCCGCCACGCACACCGTGACCTACCAGCTCACGGTCGGCACCGACACCCCGCCGCCCACCGGCTGCGACAACTCCGAGTACACCTACCAGGGCAGCCTCTCCTCCGGGCAGGCCGAGGCCCAGCCGGACGGCTCGTACTACTACTCCGCGACCTCCGGCACCCACGTCGGCTGCCTGCGCGGCCCGGCCGGCACCGACTTCGACCTCTACCTGCAGAAGTGGAACGGCTACAACTGGGCCGACGTGGCCGTCGGCGGCACCGCGGGCGCCGACGAGGACACCAGCTACTACGGCTCCGCCGGCTACTACCGCTATGTGGTGCACGCCTACAGCGGCTCCGGCGCCTACACCCTGGGCCTGAGCGCCCCGTAG
- a CDS encoding LysR family transcriptional regulator, whose translation MQLELRHLEAVCRIAEAGSLGRAAVRLGVSQPALSAQLRRIERAAGGELFVRGRHGVDPTPLGEFVLSKARRVLGEMDALAAGARAAAPHPTLRLGCILLVLVDRLIGRLEQELAGPEIAVSVEHSVTTLSRMLGAGQYDAIVYGEVADHEVPLPDGVAARTLIPKEPFCVRLSAAHPLAGRDRIELAELAGETWMTLVEDDDGGPEALVAACRRAGFTPSLRYRIADRKLHYDLIAGGRAISLSQPTAPPAAGTVLRPLAGDPITGRIRLAWNRAAVGEPRAALLYRAAGLAYLDNVPHNDFHRAWWEARPELHPDLGQGLSGGSGPDRP comes from the coding sequence ATGCAGCTGGAGTTGAGGCATCTGGAAGCCGTCTGCCGGATAGCGGAGGCGGGCAGCCTGGGGCGGGCGGCGGTCCGGCTCGGGGTGTCTCAGCCGGCCCTCTCGGCTCAGCTGCGGCGGATCGAACGGGCCGCGGGCGGCGAGTTGTTCGTGCGCGGGCGGCACGGGGTGGACCCCACGCCGCTCGGCGAGTTCGTGCTGTCCAAGGCGCGCCGGGTGCTCGGCGAGATGGACGCGCTCGCGGCGGGCGCGCGGGCCGCCGCGCCGCATCCGACGCTGCGGCTCGGCTGCATCCTGCTCGTCCTGGTGGACCGGCTGATCGGGCGCCTGGAGCAGGAGCTGGCGGGCCCGGAGATCGCGGTCAGCGTCGAGCACTCGGTGACCACGCTCAGCCGGATGCTGGGCGCCGGGCAGTACGACGCGATCGTGTACGGGGAGGTCGCCGACCACGAGGTGCCACTGCCCGACGGGGTCGCGGCCCGCACCCTGATCCCGAAGGAGCCGTTCTGCGTGCGGCTCTCGGCGGCGCACCCGCTGGCCGGGCGGGACCGGATCGAGCTGGCGGAGCTGGCGGGCGAGACCTGGATGACCCTGGTCGAGGACGACGACGGCGGCCCCGAGGCGCTGGTCGCCGCCTGCCGGCGGGCCGGGTTCACCCCGTCGCTGCGCTACCGGATCGCCGACCGCAAGTTGCACTACGACCTGATCGCCGGCGGTCGGGCGATCTCGCTGAGCCAGCCGACGGCGCCGCCCGCCGCCGGGACCGTGCTCCGGCCGCTGGCCGGCGACCCGATCACCGGCCGCATCCGGCTCGCCTGGAATCGGGCCGCCGTCGGCGAGCCCCGGGCGGCCCTGCTGTACCGGGCGGCGGGCCTGGCGTACCTGGACAACGTGCCGCACAACGACTTCCACCGCGCCTGGTGGGAGGCCCGCCCGGAACTGCACCCCGACCTGGGCCAGGGCCTGTCCGGCGGCTCAGGGCCGGATCGGCCCTGA
- a CDS encoding EI24 domain-containing protein encodes MRDFGVGFGYLLRGQKWVAGHGRWFGFGLLPGLVTLVLYVAALTGLGYGADDLTAWATPFADDWGSPWQGLLRGALTFLVFALGLFLAVITFTAVTLLVGQPFYESLSEAVDRDEDGEAPESGLPLWRELWISARDSLRVLARVALYGILLFAAGFIPVVGQTVVPVIGFCVSGFFLTEELTAVALQRRRVEFKERLGMLRGRRAAALGFGVPLVLAFLIPFVAVLLMPGAVAGATLMARELNGETPAEDADEAGAPAPRRTDADSRLG; translated from the coding sequence ATGCGTGATTTCGGGGTGGGCTTCGGTTATCTGCTGCGCGGCCAGAAGTGGGTCGCCGGCCACGGACGCTGGTTCGGCTTCGGCCTGCTGCCCGGGCTCGTCACCCTCGTCCTGTACGTGGCGGCGCTGACCGGGCTCGGCTACGGCGCGGACGACCTGACGGCCTGGGCGACGCCCTTCGCCGACGACTGGGGCTCGCCCTGGCAGGGCCTGCTCCGCGGCGCCCTCACCTTCCTGGTCTTCGCGCTCGGCCTGTTCCTCGCCGTGATCACCTTCACCGCCGTGACCCTCCTGGTCGGCCAGCCCTTCTACGAGTCGCTGTCCGAGGCCGTCGACCGCGACGAGGACGGCGAGGCGCCCGAGTCCGGGCTTCCGCTCTGGCGCGAACTGTGGATCTCCGCCCGCGACAGCCTGCGGGTTCTCGCCCGGGTCGCGCTCTACGGCATCCTGCTCTTCGCCGCCGGATTCATCCCGGTCGTCGGCCAGACCGTCGTCCCCGTCATCGGCTTCTGCGTCTCCGGCTTCTTCCTCACCGAGGAGCTCACCGCCGTCGCGCTCCAGCGCCGCCGCGTCGAGTTCAAGGAGCGGCTCGGCATGCTGCGCGGCCGCCGGGCCGCCGCCCTCGGCTTCGGCGTACCGCTCGTCCTCGCCTTCCTGATCCCCTTCGTCGCCGTTCTGCTGATGCCGGGCGCCGTCGCCGGCGCCACCCTGATGGCCCGCGAGCTGAACGGCGAGACGCCGGCGGAGGACGCGGACGAGGCCGGGGCGCCCGCCCCGCGCCGGACGGATGCGGACAGCCGGCTGGGCTGA